The Mya arenaria isolate MELC-2E11 chromosome 15, ASM2691426v1 genomic sequence TAAACAGGAGAAACAATTAACACATACTACCAACAATAACTTACAAATTAGACACCGTCTCACATACCCACGAAAAATACCTTCAAGTGTAATCAGAATTTGTCCCCCCACCCACTCCCGCTCAGAATGTATTATCCACCTGCATTAATGGCAGAGtcagtgaaaatatattaaagtgacactcttattcaaaatcattgcatacacatgtataataaacataaattttgagtgataaacctttaactacttactaaataatgcatttatggagaATACTaatttattgataacaagattgtaaccgtgtattaaatagcttaaaacgcaaaattataaaatgattggtgagtgctaaaagatttactgcaatctactattgtctcacaAGGAAGAAATACCGTGTATTTTTGCaccttattttcaaattaaatttggtgtcctttataaaaaaacattgttttctacatttattcatccatttttggtatattaaaacaatgatattatttgtggtaaatctgatttgggagtaagagtgcatctttaagatttACAGTAAGGAAACAGTATGACATGTATGTCATGTATGAAgcctagccacaataatgcacatTTAGGAAACTTTGTTtcacatttggatattcattttgttccttaaacgccacaagtcgactgattcataccaatgtaatatattttcttcaactgtaacttcGCAAAACCTAACACTTCATCATAAATagaaacacaaaagttacacattaatttttttagccaatacctttctcttattacacttaagtgtttCATGGAACACTAATTCAGATCGACTTCTGTCAGAAAGTATTACCATTTTAGCACTTTCTAGCAGGTGCCCTTTAACTTTCCGCTGAATATatttagcgctgggatctgtcattgtTGGCTGTTTgtgaaaacaacaagtgggatatggacgcaCAGAGTCgccaaaaatcgtcaaagactctgaagcggctgtttatatggactagttTGAAGCCTTGTGGTAGCAAGTGTCTCTTGTTTGGCTCAGATCCCTGTGCCttcttatttaattttgaataaatgttagGCTACTAGCTTGCCCTGGTTTATTCTTACAATTATACTTACTCTTCAAGTCTTAATaaatttcttaacattttaaccatttttcaggattgatatatacatgtattacatgaacattgaaataaGCTGAAAATCGAAGATAAGCAATTGCtgtcatttatgataatttcatCCTCCTAAAAAATACTTATGATTTAGTCTTCCACACTTGGAGCAAATGAAGGAATGTCTCATACACTGATATATCAATTACACACACATGGGCATACAAAAATAACTGGCAATAACAATAACAGAAGCATGATTGCacttaaatgatattttttgtgtagCAAAAAACATAAAGTAATAGCTTGCAGACAATTCCATTTTAATTCAAGTACAATAAATTTACATCTATAAGAAGTCTATTCctttcaataaaaagaaaataatttgtttttattgtcttttattacACAGTTTTCTAGCGTTGAAGACATTAAAATTTAACCATTTTCACTTTGCGAAATTATCTTAATGCTAGATTAaatcaagtacatgtatatacaattataataataataataacactcaattaacattataaatttaaacatcGCTCCACAACGTTGTACAATGCCTGATTATACATCCTTTGTAATTCTTCATATACAgattaaaaatcaacatttaattgTACAAAAACTGCACTGCTTGGatatatctatatctttataatacaatgaacatatataatataaacaatgaaaatgtccGACGACCGTGCAGATGTTCAGCAACAGAGAATTAATGGGCAAGAAAAACAAAGTGGAACACCGACTATTTCTCCAGCACACAagtgttgccatggcaacttTAAATGTGCACCTTCATTCTGTCAGTTTCCTCCATGTTTTCCACCCAGGAGAGTATTCAGGGGCTGTAACTCTGGCAAGTCATTGGGCACATAGTTTGAGGTAATGAATGACGATGAGGATGACTTGGGCTGCACCGGATGGGTTCACCTGCAATCAACAACAGTCTCATCATGTGTTATCAAACATCTTGGTATTAATTCCAAAAGCTAGGAATACCCTGAAACCCTTACCAATTAATGTATATTACTGTGTATGTATCGCACGATGTTTTGCAACGCTAAAATAGTAAATTTTTGACATGAACATTAGAATGTTTCAAAGGATAGTTCCTAATACTCAGAACAATAATCTTATCCTCTGGAACACATTATTCGATTCCAAAATCGGTGCAGGTACgatttaaacaagagctgtcacagagacagcacgctcaACTATTACGCCACTTTTCAGTGTAAAGATTGAAAAGCTTTGGCGAATCATGGATCACTGaaaaattagattagatttcaatgcaatacatgatgtatttgccgagatattaacatgaatgtggttacatgcaaaattttaaccagaatttctaagtccaataataaagtgccattattttttgcaaaataaagttatctaacttggttattcaagtatgtttggtggttgagtaccattgtatatagtctcaatgcaatacatgaagtagttgctgaaattttaacctatgtgtgctaacatgcaaaaccttaaccagaatttctaagtcgtataataaaggggcaaaaatgatataatatgcaagatagagttatctttcctgattaattaataaggttgaatggttgggagcctgtgtataaagtttcaatgcaaaaaatgatgtatttaaatttctatatcaaataaaaaagggccatgatttgaatttaatgcaaaatagagttatctttcttggttatttaagtatattgaaTGAATGGTTGAGTGCCaatgtataaagtctcaatgcaaaacatCATGTAGTTGCTGAGCTATTAACCtgtgtgtgcttgcatgcaaaaccttaaccagaatttctaagttgaataataaggcccataatttgcattacattcaaaaaagtgttatcccacttcattaatttagtaggttagatagttgggaatacatatctaaagtttcaatgctatacatgatgtttttgctgagatattaacttaaatgtggttacatgcaaacccttaaccagaattttaagtcaaatactACAGGGAAATTATtctgcattaaatgcaaactagagttatctaacttggtttatTAATTAAGTTGGATGATTGAGTACTATTGTGCAAAGTCTCaattaatgcaatacatcaagtagttgctgagatattaacctatgtgtgcttactgTACATggaaaactttaaccaaacttttaagtcgaataataaagggaaattattttgcatttaatgcaaattagagtaatcttacttggttaataaAGTAAGTTGGATGGCTGAGTACAATTGTGTGAAGTCCCAAtgtaatacatcaagtagttgctgagatattaacctatgtgtgcttacaggcaaaactttaaccagattttctaagtcaaataataaagggtcattatttgcatgaaatacaaactagagttatctaacttggttaatgagaaaggttggatggttgagtaccattgtataaagtcttaatgcaatacaccaagtagttgctgagatattaacctatgtgtactaacatgcaaaaccttaaccagaatttctaagtcgaataataaaggcccattatttgcattaaattcaaataagtgttatctaacttcattaatttagtaggttagatagtcgggaatacatatctaaagtttcaatgcaatacatgatgtatttactgagatattgacctaaaggtgcttgcatgcaaaaccttaaccaaggtgtgacgccgacgccggcgccagggtgagtagtatagctgtccatattcttcgaatagtcgagctaaaattaCACATTGCCAGCAAATCTACCAATCAAAATTTTCATTACAATTAAGTGTGTGTGTTAAAAAATGGCgtcattaaaattttatttcagagCAAAACTTGACTGGAcaaaacaatatctttttatttcttgtcaatGTGAAATTAGCAAAAAAGGCTTTGAAAAAGCAAgtgttaaacaaaaattgtcagACCAGCAAATTTTCTTTTGGACCGTCAAAATATCTGAAGCTATGTGATTGACTGACACCTTATCTGAACTTTTGCGATGTCTGGTGTTAAATCTGTGCaccaaaatttataaaaatctgTGGACTCGTCACAAGTTATCATCCTGACCccatttttatgttgaaaagGGGCCATACCTCCGaaaaattatatcatacatttattgttataatgttGCGGTGTCAACATACTATGGACCAAGATACATGTGATTTATTCATGCTCCTATTTTAAACCAATGCCATATTAAGGCCTACACTTTTTGCACATGGATTCCTACTTCAAGGCAACGACACTTGCCAACACCTGTACAGAAGAACAGCTTTCACTTACCATTGTTAAGTAGTTTGGGACTGACCAAATCGCATGTGGTTTTCAATAATCTGAAACATTTCCGCTGCTGAAGGTATACGACCAGTTTCTAATTTTGACCAAACTGGTACATCTGAAATATTAagcataataaattataatatccACAATCAACAGCAAATATTGATCAGATTTAAGTCTACACAAAGTTCctaatttgaaaacaagttttatcATTAAGTGCAAGAAACATTGATATTCTATCtacatataaattcaaaagtACCATAGATGGTATATTCAAGCTTTaaataataagatattttaatgacatAAAAGAAAAGATAATGTGTCTTTCgttttttgtttgacattgtTGGTCGCTTAAAATTAGATAGAACCTTGTGCCTTAAAATAGACTCGAACTTAAAAACTTGActagtgggcttgtccctgtagttttcattgcataCTTATTGAATTAATTTAACTTGCTCAGAACTACCGCCCTGTACATTCTATAAAATGTCCTCTAACAATATCTGTCTACTACCTTAAAAATTTACAAACAGTTTTAAGCAGagtaaaagctgcactctcacagattaactgttttgataactttttttttctctaGGAATGAGCCAATatctgcgtaaatatctgaaaaccagtgatatttgGTTGTTGACAACAGATCgtatcgcagtttttcatatttctgtttaagAAGTATAGTTTTATAGCAAAAAGCATTACTAATGCCTTAAGAAAACtgataaaacttcaattttttaacagaaatatgaaaacctgcgatctgatttttttgtcagtggttgtcaaaatgttcaaattgtaACAgtgcaattttaaaacaaaatgttcacaaacaataaaatattttttacttgcTGATAATGTAAGCCTTACATAGATGTTAACTAGTGATTTCATGTCTTAccattaaatgatatttcaaaggCGCCTGTGGAAATAAGCTGTCCTTCTATGGCATTACTTATGAAGAAAATCATCAAACATGCATAAACCTGGAAGAGATATTAAATACTTAAACAGCTGTATACCTTTAAAGTTAAAATCTACAAATTTTAATACTCAAAGTTAAAATCTACAAGCTATGATAATACTTAACTTAAGAATAATATTCAAGAACATAACTACAAACTATCTTGATCTTTATGAACCtgtaaacaaagttaaaatgtGCAAATGTGTAAGATTGATTTGTATTGTGTaattaacaatgacattatgtaatatacattttaaaggcATCTTATAGTCAACTTCAAGATAGGGATTGACAATAATAGATTATCAAAAATAATCCATAGAGGCCATTTTGATCGATCATCAATTTCATAATTGAAAATGATTCATgttaaaatggaaacaaattgCCAACACCTGTACTTAAGTTATTTAAAGGGACTCCCTTATGAATGCTCACAAggttttttaagatttgaccttgtgacctccCATAGTACTTAACCCATGTGACCCTTTTAAATTAATCCAAGATTTTATCAAggcaatattttatgaaaaattgagCAGATATATTTTCTCTGTATGTTCTCAAGATTTGTCTCTCATATTTGATCTAATGGCAGAAATTTCGACCTCATGTGACCCACTTTATAAATCTAACAAGATTACATCACGGAAAATTCTGAACACAGTTTTAACAAAGTCTGACCAATCAATACAAATGTTTGGTTTcagacatgatttttttaaatattttacctgGTTTATGACTTCATGTAACGAAACCCAGTTAATATTGCCTCTAGTTTGATCcaaggattttttttactaatgttTGACCTAGTTTATGCCCCAATGTGATCCACAAATACAAGcggtcagaatttgatcaagaaaaaaattctgactaagttaaaacataatctaACCAATCCCTATCAAAATATGATTACAGACAGAAGCGAAGAAGTGCGACGGACAGCCTGCCAAAATTCAAGCTCTTGAAAATACATGAATGCAACACGTACATGAAATTATGATTAACATTTTTTACTATCTTCATTTACCACCTGGTCTGAGTTTGTTTATCAAATGTTCAAAGCTGTTTTTTAAAACTCATGATTCCCAAATGTAAAGCatgatttctatttttttaatatctttaatgtaGGTCAACACATCAGAGAGGCTTCGATTAGAAGCTACACCAACAACCTGTGACATCATTACGCTGCGTACTTCATTTTGACTTTTCAGTGGTATTAACAATGAATAGATTTTCTTAGGAAATTACTCGTCGGAACAAGGCATTGCTAaggcaaatgtttgttttgatctaCTCATCATCTTGATCATTAAATTATTGAACACTACAAAATAATCTACCGGGTAACAAGTTTTTTAACAGGTATTCAGGATTTGTGTACAGATCAAATTTGAGTGCTCAACCAGTATAAGTGTTGCCCACACTTACTTTGTTTTGTACAGCCCAACTGAAAATGGATGGAGTCTCCATGCCGAGATGAGGGAAAGGATCCTGGCCCAGGACCACCATAGCAATCAGGGCCAGTTTTAAAACACTGagtcctgaaaaatattttgatttgataaagTTTACAAAGCTAACAACACACGCTTTCAACAACAATGTAAGGTAACAAAGGTCAATTTCAGTATCTGAcaatcaaacaataaacaacatattgaaATTGATACATGATCTGCAATAAGTTGAAATCAAAATACAAGAtaccaaataaattaaaatataaaacatctttagaaattaataacattacatGCCAGGATAAATGCTACAAATGAAAATGAGGGCAGgcaattatataaacaaacactggTGTTAGTATTCCTTTCTAGATTATTAGATAAGTTGATTTGTTCTTAATCTTGCATTTTAGGGCTCATCCTAGGCTGAAATTTTAGGAAGAACCGAACTTCTCGCTGTCTTTGTTTGTGTTATGCATGAATTGTGTTTCTGTTGCTAGCCAGTTTGTACTCAGTTGCTTCATCATTGCTAGTTTGCTTGTATTTGCTTCGTTTTAGGTGTTGTTGTAAACACACCAACTTTATTAATAtgctttgttcagttgcctgtaTTATTTCTTGTAATGAATATGTTAACTGCTATTTAGTGCTGTATGAACTGTTGTTGAAGTTGCCAGCTAGTTTGCTTGTATTTGCTTCGTCTTAGGTGTTGTTGTAAACACACCAACACTATTAATATGCTTTTGTTCAGTTGCTTGTATTTATTCGAGTTTGCTTGTCataatgttactcattctgtACCACCATGCTGCTATGTTGACTATCATTAGTATTATGTTAGCTCTTTCTTAGTGATTCCTTCTGTGCCTGAATGTTTTACTTGCTACTCTTATTATTTGTTGTAACTAAAATAAACCTACAGTCAAAactggttgaacggtcacctgctttaaatggccacctgccttatcgggccactccaaattccccccgtacgtttttactatataaagtacGTGCATTAAGtggccaactgtctaacgcggccacGGCCACTAACATTTGACCCGTGAAGCCATAAAAacactaattagcggccactaatcccttgtcactgacacttccgcAAGTAATTTTGCCAATACACAGCTTTATTTGATACTTAAATTGACGGAAAAGAACGACAGCCTCGGATATTTCCGTCGTccaatgaaaatgcatataacatcacACGATTACCATGCGTGTTTACTTatcgagaaatcatgtttataacacgtcggcgaatgtttcgatcagaattgacacactaagtaaagatattttaaaaattggtGTTAATAATTACGAAGTTAATTGTCAAATACCGACAAAGAACGcctgttaaaataattataaatttacagtttgcactgttatttgatggTGGGAAACGAGTTACGATGTGTATTCACTTCcgttttaattttcaaagtgCACGGCTTTATACTTCTACGAACGCatatttacattgcattgtTCGTGATATTCTTTTGAATTTTGATTATGgctgacaataaaacaaatcgGAAGTGTTTGACGCTAAAATAACCTGTCGCGtgaattaaattattagaaaatggtCGTACTGCAAGAAGAACTGTGGACGGactcaaatcaatttcttgCTTATGCTAACAATTCAAATCCAAACACTACAAGTCAGAGATAAATTGAGGAACTCATTAAACTTGTGTATTCATGGGTTTTGACTCACAGAGTGTCATGCTTGGCATGATTATGTCGGATCAATGTAAATGCACTTTATATTAGAGACAGAAGTGACGCAAACGAAAATGACGGAATACTTTAAACaatgaacatgtacatgtagttgtgtggACTCATTTtaggtgttgttgtttttttgtttatgctatgtattaatttttatcTATTGCATTCTATTTGTAAATTTGcaataatgttgtgtttttctacctttatatttagtattcaatattctttgatGGTACTGAATGTGGggtgaggtggtggttaagatacataatCGGCCTCTGTTATAACAAAGCCAATGTGTCAGGAAAGTCCAACCTGGACTAAGTGGCCACCTGTAGTAAGCAGCCATTTTTACCTTTTCccaaaggtggccacttaatacaggtttgactgtattttcttttaatcagatcataattttataaatatatttattaaataatattttaactacctgattatgtatgtaaatgttataCTATCTAGTTTAACTACCAATCTCTTTCAGAATTGCAATGTGATAAGatattgtgatatatatatatatagataataataatgcaCTAATAATATAACTATGTGCTAATATTATAACTATGTATGATGAAAAACTGCTCAATATGTAAATCGGTGCTAAAAGCTCTTTAGAGCGTATGTTGTCCTGTTACACAATCCaactttgtaatttttttttactagaCTTGACTTTTAAAAGTCTTTGTTAAACATTAGTGGCAGAGGTCTCATTGAATTTGACTGCAGTTAATTGACACAGTAACTTGTCAGAACCAGATAGATAATCACTTGTGGCTTTGAGCATTAACTAATTTTGacatgtgtttttatatacttgaattgattaaacaaacaatcagcATATGGCTTTCGGCTCAGAATTGCATATCACTTTAACATCATCGAAAATTTTGGCGAATCAGACTTCATTTTGAAAAAGCGAAATCGCCCCAGTCTAGGCAACCTAGTTGGTTGCTTGAGTTGACTGGTGGGATGAGTCCTGCATTTGTGAAACATTCAcagtttaaaatatgaaataatgataatcaGTATCTTCGTTACCTTGAGCAAGAAGTGACCTCATAGCGGGAGGAGGATAGTTATCTCCCTCAACCGCCACATGCGGAAACTTCTCGTGCAACACGCTTGTGTACTGCTCAAAGACCCGCTTATACCCTCAGGAGTAgctggaaataaaatatgatgtcAATTCTAACTGGAGTCACTTGCCAGTATTATctattgaaagaaatgttttttgaaagtaaatcaacattttatcaCTATGTTTGGGTAAATAactaacatttataaaacatgcgTAATTTGTAAACTAACCAGAACAAGAACTTGATCGTTGGTGTGGCAAATTGTGAAAATTTAGGTGCTTTGATATCTTTCCCAACATGAGAGCTTTG encodes the following:
- the LOC128219076 gene encoding selenoprotein T2-like; this translates as MADIGRLPLVAGLFLFVFLTWRDLSMTEQSSHVGKDIKAPKFSQFATPTIKFLFCYSUGYKRVFEQYTSVLHEKFPHVAVEGDNYPPPAMRSLLAQGLSVLKLALIAMVVLGQDPFPHLGMETPSIFSWAVQNKVYACLMIFFISNAIEGQLISTGAFEISFNDVPVWSKLETGRIPSAAEMFQIIENHMRFGQSQTT